The DNA segment TTCGATCTACCACGTTTCAACCCTATTATACAGATCCTACCTCTACAAGTAAACCGGAACCAGTCCCGTATTGCCAAGGGTTGACTATTGGTTCCGTATGTGGTACCATATAAGCGAAAGGAGGTGAATCATGGCAGGGGTAGAGAAGCTGATACAAAAAATGAAAGACCGCCCGAACAGCATTCGCTTCGATGAAGTGGTCAAAGTCCTCCGCGCGTTCGGGTACGAGGTGGTCAGGATCAGAGGGTCTCACCACCAATTCCGAAACGCCGCGGGGAACACGTTCACAAGCCCGAAGCGAAACCCTGTTTGAGCGGTGTACGTCAAGCAAGTGCTCCGCCTGATAGGGAGGGCGTAAGTCCTCCCTATCCCCCTACATTTAGTTTACCCCTGCCTCCCCTGAATGGCAAACGTGGAGAAGAAGGACCTTCAATACTATCTTGACTTGCCCTACACCATCATGTTGCAAAAAATCCGCGATGAAAGCGGGGAGTATTACTTCGCCCGTGTGCTGGAGCTCGACGGATGCCAGAGCGACGGGGACACGCCCGAGGAAGCGCTGAAAAACATCCGAGAGGCCATGGAAGGGTATCTGGAAGTTAAGCTGGAGTATGGCGACCCGATTCCTGAGCCGGTCCCGGAAAGCCAAGCTTACAGCGGCCAGTTCCGCATCCGAATTCCCAAGAGCCTGCACCAGCGCTTGGTCATCGAGGCGCAGCGCGAGGGGGTGTCGCTTAACCAATACGTCTTGTATAAGTTGAGCAAGTAAGGGAACCCCGGCATCGGCCGGGGCTTTTCGTCAAAAGCCGTCGTGTTTCGGCAAAGGATTCGACCCGCTGTGTGGGGAAGTACACCCACGAGGTGGGGGGCATGGCGGTTCGGAACCGGCTAAAGGAACTTAGACACGACCACCGGATGAACCAAGTGGAATTCGCAGACTATTTAGGAGTCAACCGCCAATTGTATAACAGATGGGAGAAGCAAGCGGTGCAGCCAAGTTTGGAATGGGTGCTTAAGATTGCCAAGCGTTTAGGCAAGCCGGTTGAGGAGATCGTCTATTTGGAAGAGGAAGACGTGGAGGGTGTTGAATAGCCCTCCATTGTTTTTCGGCTTGTCT comes from the Calditerricola satsumensis genome and includes:
- a CDS encoding type II toxin-antitoxin system HicA family toxin, which produces MKDRPNSIRFDEVVKVLRAFGYEVVRIRGSHHQFRNAAGNTFTSPKRNPV
- a CDS encoding type II toxin-antitoxin system HicB family antitoxin, whose translation is MPYTIMLQKIRDESGEYYFARVLELDGCQSDGDTPEEALKNIREAMEGYLEVKLEYGDPIPEPVPESQAYSGQFRIRIPKSLHQRLVIEAQREGVSLNQYVLYKLSK
- a CDS encoding helix-turn-helix transcriptional regulator, whose translation is MAVRNRLKELRHDHRMNQVEFADYLGVNRQLYNRWEKQAVQPSLEWVLKIAKRLGKPVEEIVYLEEEDVEGVE